A genomic segment from Acidobacteriota bacterium encodes:
- a CDS encoding glycosyltransferase family 4 protein: MARIGIDARKIADFGIGSHIYFLLKNFAEVDKEHRFFLFAHPDDAHYFSEFPARFEFVPEYSGKYSLGELFSLSYKARKLRLDLFHSPHYVLPFLLPCPAVVTVHDLIHLLFPQYLPHNWAKFYARYMIGRGVKRASRVITVSHSSKRDILRFFRVPEEKIEVIYNGVAPELMEPLSSEELDKVRRKYGIYEPFLLFVGNLKPHKNLRRLISSFARVAVQVPELLLVVVGDELHNHPDLAREVEEKKLKGRVRFFGYTERGELKGLYQLAEILVFPSLYEGFGLPPLEAMAVGTPVVASNVSSIPEVVGDAALLVDPRDEEMIAKGILRLLNERGLKQDLIEKGKKRAKIFSWRKTAELTLEVYNQVLR, encoded by the coding sequence ATGGCACGGATAGGCATCGACGCGAGGAAGATAGCCGATTTTGGTATCGGAAGCCATATTTACTTTCTCCTGAAGAACTTCGCCGAGGTGGATAAGGAGCATCGTTTCTTCCTTTTCGCCCATCCAGACGATGCCCATTATTTCTCCGAATTTCCTGCCCGGTTCGAGTTCGTCCCGGAATACTCGGGCAAATATTCCCTTGGGGAGCTTTTTTCCCTTTCCTACAAAGCGAGGAAACTTAGACTCGATCTCTTTCATTCTCCCCATTATGTGCTTCCCTTCCTCCTCCCCTGTCCCGCAGTGGTCACGGTACACGATCTTATCCATCTTCTCTTTCCCCAGTATCTTCCCCACAATTGGGCGAAGTTTTATGCCCGTTATATGATAGGAAGGGGAGTAAAAAGAGCGAGCCGGGTGATTACTGTATCCCATTCGTCGAAGAGGGATATACTCCGTTTCTTCCGGGTGCCTGAGGAGAAGATTGAAGTGATCTATAACGGAGTGGCGCCGGAGTTGATGGAGCCTTTGAGTTCTGAGGAACTCGATAAGGTGAGGCGAAAATACGGGATATATGAGCCCTTTCTTCTCTTCGTGGGAAATCTTAAGCCCCACAAGAACCTAAGGCGTCTCATATCCTCTTTTGCTCGGGTGGCGGTACAAGTTCCCGAGCTTCTTCTGGTAGTGGTAGGGGATGAGCTTCATAATCATCCGGATCTGGCTCGTGAGGTTGAGGAGAAGAAGCTCAAGGGCCGGGTTCGCTTCTTCGGCTATACCGAACGGGGAGAGCTGAAAGGGCTTTATCAATTAGCGGAAATCCTCGTTTTTCCCTCGCTTTATGAGGGATTTGGCCTTCCTCCTCTCGAAGCGATGGCAGTTGGTACCCCGGTGGTGGCGAGCAATGTCTCCTCCATCCCTGAGGTTGTAGGCGACGCTGCCCTGCTTGTAGACCCCCGCGATGAAGAGATGATAGCCAAAGGCATCCTTCGCCTCCTGAATGAGAGGGGGCTGAAGCAGGATTTGATAGAAAAGGGGAAGAAGAGGGCAAAGATCTTTTCCTGGCGCAAGACAGCAGAGCTTACTTTGGAGGTCTACAATCAGGTTCTTCGCTGA